The following nucleotide sequence is from candidate division WOR-3 bacterium.
TTTATGACAGAGCGCGGGTTCACGCTTTACCAGCCCACGGATGCCCGAAGCGAGCATTTCTTCAACCAGGGAGGCCATCTCAAATACCCGTTCTTTGAGTTCGTTCAACTTACCTTCAAGGACCGTCATTCACACCTCCTGCAATGATACCAGAAAAAGACGCCTCATCCGAACTTACCGGTCAGGAAATCCTCGGTACGTTTGTCCTTGGGACTGGTGAATACCTGCTCGGTCCTGCCCCATTCGACCAGTTCGCCGAGCATCAGAAAGGCACAGTAGTCTGAGACCCGGGCCGCCTGCTGCATATTGTGGGTCACGATGACAATCGTGTAGTTGCGCTTGAGCTCCACGATCAGTTGCTCCAGTTTGGCTGTCGAGGCAGGATCAAGAGCCGAGGCCGGCTCGTCCAGAAGCACTATCTCGGGCCCGACCGCGAGCGCCCGGGCTAGACACAGCCGCTGCTGCTGGCCACCGGAAAGACTGAAGGCGTTGTCCTGGAGTCGGTCTTTGACCTCATCCCACAGGTTGGCCTGGATGAGCGCCTGCTCCACCTGCCGACGTATCTCAGACGGTCCGCCGAGGCGGTGGATGCGCAGTCCGAATGCGATGTTCTCGAATATGGACTTGGGGAACGGGTTGGGCTTCTGGAACACCATTCCTATCCGCCGACGCAGGTCAATCACATCGGTGCCGGCCGAGTAGATGTCCTCGCCGTCAATCATGATGCGGCCGGTAATGCGGGTTGATAGAATCAGGTCGTTCATCCGGTTTATGCAGCGCAGGAGCGTGGACTTGCCACATCCGGATGGCCCCATTATGGCGGTTACGGCGTTGGTAGGAATACGAAAGGTTACGTCCTTCAGCACGTGATTTGTGCCGAACCACAGATTGAGGTTTTCGACTGCTATGCGGACTTGTGCTCGATCATTCGCCGCTGTCATCAGTCATTCCTCCTTGCCGGTGCGGATGGCGTAGTGCGTGGAGCGTAGTGCATTTGTCAGACCTGCCACGTATTGGTACGGCTTATTCTTAGCCTGATTATGAACGCGACGGCATCGAAACCAAGTACAAATATCAAGAGAACGAGAGCAGTGCCGAAAGCGATGGGACGCACCTTGGCAATCTGGTCGTGCTGGGTTGCAAGTGCAAACAAATGGTAGGGCAGGGCCATGAATTTGTGCGACAGCGCGGTCGGAAGTTGCTTCGTATAGTAGGTCACGCCCGTGAAGAGAATCGGCGCGGTCTCACCGACGGTTCTGGCCACCGCCAGCAGGACGCCAGTGAGAATACCCGGGAACGCATAGGGCAGAACGTTGCGTCTTATTGCCTCCCACTTTGTCGAACCCAGTGCCAGTGCCCCTTCGCGGAACGAACCGGGGATGGCGGTAACCGCTTCCTCGCAGGTGGCGATTATCCAGGGCAGGTTTACCAGCCCCAGGGTAAGGCCCGAGGCGAGAACTGACATTCCAAGACGCATTGCGTTTACGAACAGCGCTACCCCAAAAAGCCCGTAAACGATAGATGGCACACCGGCCAGACTGCGGACAGAGCTGCGAATCATCTTGGTGAGAAGGTTGTTGGGAGCATACTCGGCAAGGTAGATGCCGGAACAGACACCGACCGGTACCGAGAACACAAGCGAGATGAGGGTTACGAGGGCTGTGCCGACGATGCAGGGAAGGATTCCGCCTTCGGTCATACCCGCGTTTGGGGCATGGGAAAGAAATTTCCAACTCAGAACCGGCGCGCCGTTGCGCACCAGGTAGAACACGAGCAGGAGTATGAAGGCTATAAAGACGAAGAGCGGAATGGCAAGAAAGACGAACCCGATGTTGCTGGTGAATCGCCTTCTTGGTATCGCACCGGCAACCGACAGGTGTTGGCGTCCGCGTTCATCTGTCCTCATAGCGTGAAGCTCCGCTTTTCTCTTCGAATCAGTGACTCGGCAATAAGGTTTGTGCCCAGGGCGATGAGGAAAAGAACAAGTCCAAGCGCAAACAGCGCATAGAAGTGGGTGGTGTGAAACGGCGTCTCGCCCAGCTCCACCGCAATCGTGGCGGTGATGGTGCGCACCGGGTCAAATAGTGATCTGGGAATCACTGGTGCATTGCCCGCAACCATCAGAACTGCCATCGTTTCACCGATCGCCCGGCCGAATCCAAGCATTACCGCGGCCAGGATGCCGGATTTGGCCGCAGGAAGCGTGACGCGCGTAGCGGTCGTCCAAGGCGTGGCGCCGAGCGCGTAGGCTGCCTCACGGTAGGACTGGGGCACAACGCGCAGGGCGTCATCCGAAACCGAAATGATCGTGGGCAGAGCCATGAAGGCAAGCAGCACCCCGGCGTTGAGGAGATTCAGGCCCGAAGGCACGTTGAACAGACGCGCAATGAATGGGCCGACTACTACCAGGCCGAAGAAGCCAATCACTACGGAGGGGAAACCGGCAAACAGTTCAACTACGGTCTTGACCAGAGTGCGGGCCTTGCCCTTCAGCCGCTCGGCGATGAATACTGCACCGGCGATCCCCAATGGAATGGATATGACAAGTGCAAGGACAGTGGTGAAGAAGCTGCCAGCCAGTAGCGGCACCAGCCCGTAGGACGGCTCGCCGTAGGCATCCGGATTCCAGCGCGTGCCGAACAGAAAGCCGCCAAGCGAAGTGCCGGCAAAGGTGCGTACACCGAAGAGCAGAAGGTACGCAAGAATACCGAACAGAACAAGCGCGGCCAGGACAGCGTTGACAAGGAATACTATCTGAACCAGCTTGTCGGCGACCTTGCGCAGTTTCACGGTCCGATTATGCCGCGTCCCGGCCAGGCGTCAAACCTGGCCGGGACGCACAAAGAAGGGTCCTACTTACCAAGCGCTGCCTTGTTATGTTCCTGATAGTCGCTCGTGACCGGGAAAAAGCCTTCCTGCTTCACGATTTCCTGACCTTTGGGGCTGAGTTCGAATTCGATGAACTTGCGGGCGTTCCCCTTGGGCTTGCCTGAAGTGTACTGATAGAGCGGTCGGGTAAGCGGATATAGCCCGGCTTCGACCTTCTTCTCATCGAGCGGTGACACATACTCACCTTTGGCGTTCCTCACCGCCACGGCTTTCACGCCGGTGGCTTCACGCAAATACCCTACCCCGACGTAGCCGATACCGCCCTCATCCGTCTTCAGGGCTTCGATAATCTGGGCGTTACCGTTCATCTGCCGCATCGCCACCGAATACTCGCCCTTGACCACTGCGTCGCGGAAGAAGACGAACGTGCCGGAACTGGGCTGGCGTCCGTACAGGCTTATCTTCTTGTTCGGCCCGCCCACCTGGTTCCAGTTCTTGATTTCGCCGCGGTAGATGGCGCCAATCTGCTCCGGTGTGAGTTTCTCCACCGAGTTCTTCTCGCTGACGATGACCGAGAGGCCGTCAATCGCAATGACGATGCCTACCGGGTTCACGCCGTTGGCGCGCGCGGTTGAGATTTCCTTGGACTTGATTTCCCGCGACGCATTGGCAATGTCGCACTCACCGTTGGTGATGGCGTTGATGCCCACGCCGGAGCCGCCACCGGTGATTGAGACCGAAATGTCGGGCTGAACTGCGGAAAACGCCTCGGCCAGGCGCTGGGTCAGGTTGAGCATTGTGTCTGAACCCTTGACCAGGACCTCGGCCGCGAAGAGAGTTGCGGCCAGCCCGGCCAGGACTGCAAAAGCTATGGTTCTTTTCATCAATTCCTCCTTACTGGGCTATGAACTCAGGGACAATCTGGGCCCACTCGAACCGGAACTGGGCAATGAAAGTATCGGTTGGTTTCGCACCTTCTGCCTTGGTCTGATTGCGGGTCCAGGCCACTTGCAAGGCAAGGCCCGGCTTGCCTTTCTCGCGGCGGATGAAGTGATAATTGAAGCCGCCGCCGTACGAAAGCGAACTCTTGGCGTCGTTGCGGGTTCCGTCTTCCTTACGCTCCCAAGTGGTGATGCGGGCGTACACGTCAAACTTGCGCTTGGCAAGAGAGACGAGAGGTATCAGGTCCAAACCGGACTGGGCATACCTTTTCTCACTTACTAGGCGTGTTGAGTCAACAATCTTGCCGGTTGTCGAGTCCGCAGTGTAGTACCCAAACTCACGGGTGTAGTTGTAGATGATATACTCGCCGGTCAGAGACACAGGCCCGAAGGCGAACTTCACGACCGGAGCAAGGCCCATCCGACCTTTGTTCACCGTATCCGGCAGAAGCCACTTCTTGCGGTCCGTACTCAGCTTACCCGCAGCCACATCGTTCTTGTAAGCAACGTGGTCCTCCGCATTACGGAAGACTGAGACACCGGCCATTACGCCGGCAAAAGGTGTCAGGCGCAGGTTGGCCAGCAACTCCGGGCTCTTATTCACGTACTTGCCCGCATACTTGTATCCCTCGCCGTTGTACAACCCGAGCTGCAGCTCGCCCAGGCCGCCCGGGAGGAAGCCATTCACGGTCAGGCCATAGTCCGCACTGGCCGCGATTCCCTGGATGTCGGCCAGGGACTTGTCCGGGTGCGTGTAGTCCCAGGAATAGATAAGACCGAAGTAGTGCTTCTGCAGACCCGCGGTGAGGTTGAAGTCTTTGAGGGGCAGAGCCAGGTCAGCGTAGCCCTCCTTCAGCCGCACGGTGGAACCCTCGGCATACTTGTCCGAGGAGAAGAAGTCCAGCGTGAACTTGGTGAAGAACTGGCTGGACCACTGGTAGGACAGCCGGATGTATCCCCGTTCCAACGCGAACCGGCTCACGTCCGGGTTCGTGATGCCGAACGAGGTTGACTGGTTCGTGTACCGAAACCAGCCGTTGTGCTCCAGTTCGGCCTGCTTCGGCTCCAGGGCCAAGCCTTGGGCTGCGAACAGAGCAAGGGCTGCGAACACGAGCGCTTTTCTCATATGACTCCTTTTCGTCATGGCCCAAGTATCCAGCCGGTCTTGAATACCTGATAGAGTGAATGTCAATTTTCTGTGAATGGCAGTCCGGTGGCTTGGAACACGATCCACCTGTATCGGGCGGCAATTTCCGGATACTCAGTCAGCCGTGAACCGGTACCCGACACCACGTACCGTGCGGATAGCGTCGCCTGCGGTGCCGAGCTTCTCGCGCAGGTTGCGGATGTGGGTGTCTATCACCCGGTCTATCACAGGCTTATCATAGCCCCACACACCTTCAATCAACTGGTCTCGGGAGAACACCCGGCCTGGCTGACGAGCCAGGACTTCGAGGATGCGGAACTCGGTCGCGGTCAGTTCTACCGGCTTGTTGTCCACCAGCACCGAGAACCGGTTCGGGTCAATCAGAAAGCGACCAACCGCAATTGCACCGGTGCCGGACGGCCGGTGCTCAAGCCGGCGCAGTACTGTCCTTACCCGCGCTACCAGCTCCCGTGGGCTGAAAGGCTTGGTTACGTAGTCGTCCGCACCGGACTCAAGCCCCAGCACCCGGTCGGTCTCCTCGACCCGCGCGGTCAGCATGATAATCGGCACCCCGGCCAGCCGGGCCTCGCTTTTCATGTACCGGCACACATCCATGCCGTCCGCATCCGGCAGCATCAGGTCAAGAATCACAAGATTTGGAACCTTGGTTGACAGGAACCGGTAGAAATGACCTGCATCGGCAAACCCCTCGACCCGGAACCCGGCTTTGCGCAAGTGCAGACCGACAAGCTCCAGAATATCTGGCTCGTCGTCAACAACCGCAATCAGCTTCGGCATCGCGCCGGCCAGAGGCTACCCCTGTCCGGCCTGCCAGTCAAGTCAAGAAACTGTGAATTTGTGTGCTGCCGTCCCGGTATTGTACAGAACGGCAGACGACAGCTTGACAGATTCGGCCGTTTTCAGTATTATAGTTCCAAAATGAGAAATATGGTTATTAGAGACCGCGCGCGCCTTTTCCATGTTTCCGAAGCGGCCAATCTGGCGCTGCATGCGATGGCAGTCCTGGCCGGCTCTGGAGACCGGGCCGTGCGGACGCGGGAAATTGCTGACAATCTTCAGGTATCTGCTGCCCATCTGGCCAAGGTGATGGCAATGCTCGAACGGGCCGGGCTGGTCACTGGCACGCGCGGCCCCTGCGGCGGCTACCGCCTGACCAGACCTGGTGCCGGCGTAACGCTGGCAGAAATCTACGAGGCAATTGAAGGCCCACTTGGAGCCGGAACATGCATCTTCGGTATACCGATATGCAACGGCAGCCGCTGTCCGCTCGGAAAATACTTCAGTCAGGTAAACCGCAACGCGGCCGCGAAGCTGAGAAAAACAAGACTGTCGGAAATTAACCTAACCGGGAGAGCAAAGCATGGGAAGAAAGCGTAAGATAATCAAAATAGACGAAGAGAAGTGTACCGGGTGCGGTCAGTGCATACCCAATTGTCCGGAAGGCGCATTGCAGGTGATTGACGGCAAGGCGCGGCTTGTCTCAGACCTGTTCTGTGACGGACTGGGCGCGTGTGTCGGTCACTGTCCGGAAGGCGCAATGACGGTGATTGAACGTGAAGCCGAGCCGTACGACGAAGCCAGAGTGATGGCCAACATCGTCAAGGCCGGGCCCAACACTATCGCCGCACACCTGGCACATCTGAAAGACCATGGTGCTATTGACTACCATAACCAGGCGGTCGCCTATCTAAGGCAACACAACATCCCCATTCCGGGTGAGAAGAAAACACTTGCCTGCGGCTGCCCCGGCTCTGCGGTCCGTGAACTTTCACCTTCTGTCGCAGTCGCTCGCACAACTGACCACTCAATCCCTCGGCCTCTGTCGCATCTGCGCAACTGGCCGATCCAACTGATGCTGGTACCGGTTTCAGCTCCTTATCTCAAAGGTGCGGACCTTCTGATTTCGGCCGACTGTGTGGGCTCTTCGCACCCCAACTTCCACGAGGAACTTGTCAGAAACCGGATTCTTCTCATTGCCTGCCCTAAACTGGACGATGCACAATTCTATGTAGAGAAACTGACCGAGCTGTTCCGGACTGCAAAGCCGAAGTCTGTAACCGTGGCGCATATGACCGTACCCTGCTGCTATGGTCTTGTGCAACTGGTACAGCAGGCAATAGAAGATTCGGGCGAGGTCATTCCGTTCGCCGAAGTTACGATAGACATAGATGGCAAGACAGTGAAACAAACCCAAGGAGTAAAATCGTGAGCATGTTCTGCTATCAGTGTGAACAGACCGCCAAAGGTACCGGTTGCACCGTACAGGGTGTCTGCGGCAAGGACGAAAGGACAGCAGTCCTGCAGGACCTGCTGGTATACGCCACCAAGGGCATAGCAATGTATGCACATCGGGCAGCTGAAATGGGAGCGTTCGACCCGGAAGTGAACCGATTCACAGTTGAGGCGCTGTTCTCGACCATCACCAATGTGGACTTTGACCCGGAGCGACTGCACGGTCTGCTCAAGCGTGCCGCGCAGGTGAAAGACAAGGCGAAGAAGCTGTATGAGGACGCAGCAAGGAAAGCGGGCAAGCAGGTAGAGAATCTGTCCGGGCCGGCTGCCTGGACTCCGGCCGCGGATATTCCGGGTCTGGTGGAACAAGGACGTGACAAGGGTATCCTCAAGCGCCACGAACGGTTCGGCCACGACATCGCCGGCCTACTTGACCTTATCCTCTTCGGTCTCAAAGGGATTGCCGCGTATACTGACCACGCCGCCATCCTGGGCCGGGAATCGAACGAGCACTATGCAG
It contains:
- a CDS encoding PstS family phosphate ABC transporter substrate-binding protein codes for the protein MKRTIAFAVLAGLAATLFAAEVLVKGSDTMLNLTQRLAEAFSAVQPDISVSITGGGSGVGINAITNGECDIANASREIKSKEISTARANGVNPVGIVIAIDGLSVIVSEKNSVEKLTPEQIGAIYRGEIKNWNQVGGPNKKISLYGRQPSSGTFVFFRDAVVKGEYSVAMRQMNGNAQIIEALKTDEGGIGYVGVGYLREATGVKAVAVRNAKGEYVSPLDEKKVEAGLYPLTRPLYQYTSGKPKGNARKFIEFELSPKGQEIVKQEGFFPVTSDYQEHNKAALGK
- a CDS encoding Rrf2 family transcriptional regulator codes for the protein MRNMVIRDRARLFHVSEAANLALHAMAVLAGSGDRAVRTREIADNLQVSAAHLAKVMAMLERAGLVTGTRGPCGGYRLTRPGAGVTLAEIYEAIEGPLGAGTCIFGIPICNGSRCPLGKYFSQVNRNAAAKLRKTRLSEINLTGRAKHGKKA
- the pstA gene encoding phosphate ABC transporter permease PstA, giving the protein MRTDERGRQHLSVAGAIPRRRFTSNIGFVFLAIPLFVFIAFILLLVFYLVRNGAPVLSWKFLSHAPNAGMTEGGILPCIVGTALVTLISLVFSVPVGVCSGIYLAEYAPNNLLTKMIRSSVRSLAGVPSIVYGLFGVALFVNAMRLGMSVLASGLTLGLVNLPWIIATCEEAVTAIPGSFREGALALGSTKWEAIRRNVLPYAFPGILTGVLLAVARTVGETAPILFTGVTYYTKQLPTALSHKFMALPYHLFALATQHDQIAKVRPIAFGTALVLLIFVLGFDAVAFIIRLRISRTNTWQV
- a CDS encoding response regulator transcription factor, whose amino-acid sequence is MPKLIAVVDDEPDILELVGLHLRKAGFRVEGFADAGHFYRFLSTKVPNLVILDLMLPDADGMDVCRYMKSEARLAGVPIIMLTARVEETDRVLGLESGADDYVTKPFSPRELVARVRTVLRRLEHRPSGTGAIAVGRFLIDPNRFSVLVDNKPVELTATEFRILEVLARQPGRVFSRDQLIEGVWGYDKPVIDRVIDTHIRNLREKLGTAGDAIRTVRGVGYRFTAD
- the pstC gene encoding phosphate ABC transporter permease subunit PstC encodes the protein MKLRKVADKLVQIVFLVNAVLAALVLFGILAYLLLFGVRTFAGTSLGGFLFGTRWNPDAYGEPSYGLVPLLAGSFFTTVLALVISIPLGIAGAVFIAERLKGKARTLVKTVVELFAGFPSVVIGFFGLVVVGPFIARLFNVPSGLNLLNAGVLLAFMALPTIISVSDDALRVVPQSYREAAYALGATPWTTATRVTLPAAKSGILAAVMLGFGRAIGETMAVLMVAGNAPVIPRSLFDPVRTITATIAVELGETPFHTTHFYALFALGLVLFLIALGTNLIAESLIRREKRSFTL
- a CDS encoding 4Fe-4S binding protein; the encoded protein is MGRKRKIIKIDEEKCTGCGQCIPNCPEGALQVIDGKARLVSDLFCDGLGACVGHCPEGAMTVIEREAEPYDEARVMANIVKAGPNTIAAHLAHLKDHGAIDYHNQAVAYLRQHNIPIPGEKKTLACGCPGSAVRELSPSVAVARTTDHSIPRPLSHLRNWPIQLMLVPVSAPYLKGADLLISADCVGSSHPNFHEELVRNRILLIACPKLDDAQFYVEKLTELFRTAKPKSVTVAHMTVPCCYGLVQLVQQAIEDSGEVIPFAEVTIDIDGKTVKQTQGVKS
- the pstB gene encoding phosphate ABC transporter ATP-binding protein PstB — its product is MTAANDRAQVRIAVENLNLWFGTNHVLKDVTFRIPTNAVTAIMGPSGCGKSTLLRCINRMNDLILSTRITGRIMIDGEDIYSAGTDVIDLRRRIGMVFQKPNPFPKSIFENIAFGLRIHRLGGPSEIRRQVEQALIQANLWDEVKDRLQDNAFSLSGGQQQRLCLARALAVGPEIVLLDEPASALDPASTAKLEQLIVELKRNYTIVIVTHNMQQAARVSDYCAFLMLGELVEWGRTEQVFTSPKDKRTEDFLTGKFG